The nucleotide window ttttatttttatgtttctattaataaaatcaatgacattaggataaatagatctatatatttttctttcataactaATAAAAGTGTCAAGATAACTTTTCAACCTATAAGAATCAAAATAGTAAAGATAACTAACTAAAAAATATAATACATAATTAACCCATTTAAAGATTATGTAATACTGAATATTACACATTAAATGAAGGATATGAGTAGGAAAATAGTTGCTTTgattaatctatatatatatatatatatatatatatatatatatatatatatgtatatatatatatatatggcattgACCAAAATATACTACATTCGAACTGATAGACATTTTATCTCATGTAAAAAAAGTAGTAAATAGTAACAGATTAATATGACAGTGGATAAACTAAATACTTTGAAAACTCACATTTAACTAAACATAGGTCAGCATATCAAGCAAACTAAAAACTAATTAAAGTCAGGACTAGACTAATACCAAGAAAAAAATTCCTAAATAAGGTTTTAGCTTTCTACGCAAAAAAATAGAATTACTAGAAGATCCCTTGATGAAGGAAACAACGTAAGTTGTGACACTGGAAGACGGCACAAGAAACAAGTAGTCATATCTCTAGAAATCACTGAATCCACCAATGAAATAATCGAAGATAAACATGCTCATGCTCATGCTCATATTCACTAACTTAAATTCCCAAAACTGTAAAAGAATACAGAAGAAGCAGATTTAGAACAACATATCTCATATCACTTCAAAAGAAGGAATCGACCAGCAgacacaaattgaaatatgaggTTATATCTCCTTCCACAGATAGGGATCTTCACACGAATTAGAGTTGGCAATGTTTTCTTTCAAATTATAGTGATCTTACCCAGACTTTGTTCTTGCCATGACAGCCCCATAAAATTAGTTTAGTTTAACccaaaaagaggatgattttcatTCAATCTCAAATATTGACAGTTTTGGTCTACTTCCGAAATGCCTGCTGTCTTAAGTGACAATACTTATCTTCAGTAACCTGGGATTTCCCCTTCCTCTAATTCCTCGTCTCTCAAGAAGTTATCACCAAAATATGGGGGATTATCTGTTACTACTTCATTCCCTCCACTATAAACACCATCCAAACACAGAAAATCATCAGGATCTATTTCCCCCATAAGGTCCAAATATGCATCTTTGATTTCCTGCTGGAAATCAAATTTATCATCCTGAGAAAGATTCTCTGGAATTACATCAGTCGGATGGTCCTTGGTTTCTGCACTAGCAGCCTGATGCTTCTCAGTAGGAAAAGGTTCTAAAGTTTTGGTTGCTACCACTTGCATTGACCTATCTTGGTGATAACCTTCTTCCGCAGATGTAATATCATCCTTATTAATCTGAGAATGATGGGAAGACTGAGAAGTTCTGCAATGCTTAAGATCCATAACCTGCGTGTCCAAAGGCATCTCACCCTCTTCAAATTTCTCTTCCCTGAACAAAATACCCTTTGGGCTTGGGATACCACTAGCAGAAACTGGAGCTTCTTCACTCCTAGAAATCGACTTTGCATCTTTCTCAACTTCAAAATCATACTTATGTGAAGGAAGAAAAACATAAATCACAGGGTACTCCACAATCACAGTGTTCTGCAATTGTTGACCTATGGGAGCTCTGATGTTCAGCTTACGGTATGGTGACTTGGTTCCCTGTGAAgaagaacaaacaaaaaaaaagataaaactttCAAATATTGGTTAAGAATTACCATCACTGATCACAGCACTGAGAATCTGAGATTGCAATACCTTTGCATTCTTCCGAATGAAAAAACTCAAATCAtccaaacttatatcacaaaattGCCTCAGCTGATTATTCCATGGGCTAGGTGCTAGATGCTTCTCAATTACAGAAGAAATGCTTCCATATTCATCTACACTGAAAAAAACATTAAGTCTCAGTTTACAATTTTTAAGAAATATTAGAGCATGGAAGTTAAAATCCCAAAGTAAAGCAATCATGACTCAATATGATATCCAAAAATTGTTGTTCCATTGATGCCATCTGAAAATTTGCAGATACTACCAACTAAAGAGACTCCTCTTTGGATCCAAGAAGACCCTGATGGCCCTAATCaatcaaaaacaaaacaaaaaaaatgttgAACTCACCCATGGTCAAATAAGACAATTTCCGTCGAATGAAATCTCCACTCCACAGTCCAATAAATACAATTATTCCTGAACAAAAAAGAAATTGGAAAATTATGGTGGCATTCCAATATCAGCTAGTAAATTCAGATTCTGATATAAAATTCCAGTAGATAATTATCCAAGACATGCAAAGGACTAACATACTTCAAAAGAtcatttataaataacaaaaaaaatcaaatcaaatagcCATACTAAGAGTCACTTATTTGACCAATAATTCATTCCCCACATGGTATATGTAAAGGAAACAAAGGTAAGCAAATATATAATTTACCATCTCAGTTATGCAAACAAGGACAACAATCATAGACTCCATAAGATGCATAACCAAACTGAAATTAAAACTTTCAGCCACTATCATTCTCTGAGGAACTATATCACTACTTACAGTATAATTCCTATTCTTTATGCCAGCTGATAACTTTAACTCCCTCTCCTGTTAGTCTAAACAATCATGTCCTAAGCCATGAATAGGCGTAGATTAATGCATATAATATACTTACTTCTGATTGTAGCGGGACTGGTTTTTGTCTCTCTTGGACATGCCAAGTGGGAGGCTCAGCAGCCGAGTCCTCCGTCGATTTGCCGCATTCCTTAACATCCGAAGCCTCGTTGGCAGATGAAATCTGTAATTGCTCCCGAACCCAGTAATCAACCGATGAGCCGATTCCGTTACCCTCTTCGTCTCCTCCAACAAGTCGTAATCTTTACTCACCGAGGCGAATCGAAAAGGGAATAGAGACCAAGTTAGCGATAATAGGAAAGGTTACAGAAGAATCAGAACCGAATCAGAGAAGAGGCATCGACCAGAGAATAGGAGCTTGTCATCGAATTGGGAGAGGGGCACGAACTCGGTTCGATTCCGCTTTCCGGTGCAGCTGGTGCGCTCCTTGTGAGACTTGACGCAGGGAAGGCTGCAAGTAAGGATCGAGCAACCGGGGCAACGGTACTTCCATGGATTCGAGCCACACTCCACGCAGAGAGAGGAccttttagggttagggtttggagGGGATTCCGGTCCGCCCATAGTAGATGTCGTAGCAGAGAGCAGTTCGAGGGCTTTTAGGGTTCCTCCTTGGGGTTTTATGGAAGAAGCCGCCCGGGTTATTACGCGTCGGAGCCCATGCGATTACAAAGCAGGTACGCTCTTGGGCATATGTGATagggtatgttatttatttctgactTCCGGATGATCCTGATTTGCTCGTATATACTACTCCTCGAGTACTCTTTAACATTGTGAGATAACTCTATTTCACCCAATGAAAACACGCCGAGTCTCTTGTCTTGTCAGTTGACTACGTTAAATTAAATGCTCCGCAGGATCTCGTTGCGCTATTTTTAAAGCACGCGCGGCCCGTTCTATTCTCCGTCCATcttccctcccctcccctccgtcTTCCTCTCCAAGATGGCCGCCGCGTATCGTGCTCCGCCGCCCTGCTTATCGTGCCCCGCTCCCGCGGCAAGGGGGACGGTGGCCTCCGTTCCGCCGTTCCGCCTCCGGAATTCGTTTCCACACGGGCTTCGTGGTCCGGGGATTCGAACCCCCTCGAACTTTTCCTCGGTCTCTGTAGCAAGAAGGCGGGATGCTCGTAAGCTCTGCCCCCCCGCTTAAAAAATTCGTTCTTTGTTGTGATCATTAGTAGACATATAATGGTGATGGTTTACATGCTTTTTTTCGTGCGAGTTCGAGATGGTATTGGCTGTATTCTTTTAAGTTTCAGTTTCTGTAGTATATGGAATTCGAAAGTTGATCTTTTTTTGATAATTAGGGTTTCCCATAATTTTGTTTTGGGGGGAAATGCAAAGATATGGCTGCATGCCATCACAATTTTGGAATGCATTGTCAATTTGATGCATTAGAAGTTGTGAGCCAGAGTTGGCATCATCATCTGGGTGGGAAGCTGATGGATGCACGAGGTCGGAAAAGGGAATTGGAAGCCGCTGTATTGGATGTGGTTGATGACAACCATCTTTGCTTTCTTGTCCAGAACGTAACCGAGCTGTTTAGAGACAGAACCAACAAAGTCGGTAGAACTGGGATGTATATAGGCAAAGGATTGATAACTAGGAAATGCTAAAATAGAAGAGTTGAACATTTATCACATCTTGAGGGGACAAGGCCAAATTGAATTTCTGTGGTTTAGAAAATCTCGtatttgaaagaaataaaaaattattagcttgcaCTATGTTCAAGGAAAATCCATTTTTTTTCCACCCATGGTGTTGCTAAGATCCTCAAGTGAGAGCTTTGTATGAACTGAATGACATTTCATATGCTCCACCTCGTATCCCGTCAATGAAGATGTAATTGGGTACCAACTTTTTGTTTTGATATTAGTTGATTGGAAAATCATGTTGCTATATGATATTAACCATCATATGATGAAAGATCATTTTGAAATGCTACCCTTTTCTTTGTTGTTGGTGTTATTATGTTCTATTTTAATTTACTGTCTTGGAGGCACTCACATTGATTGGAGAAAACATTTGTATTTGTAGGTTTATAGTTTTGCTAGTTTACTATAAATCATGGTCGAAatacaagaaaaattaattcagtTTACACTTGAACTATCTTCAGATTTTGAATGCTGTAACTACATATGACCTGCTGTACCTGGTATACCCGGGATAGGATCAGAGGACATAGGTAAACATATGTAAACCAAGAACTGGCATTAGAGTTGGTGTTGTTATCTGTATTGCAAGTCAGAAATGGTTACCATCTTTCACCCGGTAGTTTCCATACATATCATAGCACCGGAAGAGTTTGCACAACTTGACATTTCTGTGATGAAAGCTGCTATGAACCTATTGTTTCCTTCCCCTGAGTTCATCTGACCTAATGTGTTCACATGAGAAGTGCCTCTTTTTTTAGGTCAAATTTCTTTGTCATCACTATTAACACCTGCATATCTAGTGCTCCTTTCctatttttggatatttttgttttcaattgcttaagtAATTTAATCGACCTACTTAGGCCTCTGTCTTTACCTTTGTCCTCCCCATCCTTAAGTTACTTTATGTCATGGATGATTTATCACTTCTTATTTCTTCCAATGTTTTAGAAAACATAGGTCTTTCATATATGGAAGGCTTTCCTTTGTCTTATGATACACCCCTGTGATACCCAGATAGGTATATTCAATTTGATTCTCTTCGCATCTACACTTGGGGTGTTCTACACTTGGGGTGTATTGTTATCATCTGACTATTGACAACCGTATAATAAATTTGCCTACTAAAGATGATTTGACTGCTAAATGTGA belongs to Musa acuminata AAA Group cultivar baxijiao chromosome BXJ1-11, Cavendish_Baxijiao_AAA, whole genome shotgun sequence and includes:
- the LOC103971214 gene encoding uncharacterized protein LOC103971214 translates to MGGPESPPNPNPKRSSLCVECGSNPWKYRCPGCSILTCSLPCVKSHKERTSCTGKRNRTEFVPLSQFDDKLLFSDYDLLEETKRVTESAHRLITGFGSNYRFHLPTRLRMLRNAANRRRTRLLSLPLGMSKRDKNQSRYNQKNNCIYWTVEWRFHSTEIVLFDHGVDEYGSISSVIEKHLAPSPWNNQLRQFCDISLDDLSFFIRKNAKGTKSPYRKLNIRAPIGQQLQNTVIVEYPVIYVFLPSHKYDFEVEKDAKSISRSEEAPVSASGIPSPKGILFREEKFEEGEMPLDTQVMDLKHCRTSQSSHHSQINKDDITSAEEGYHQDRSMQVVATKTLEPFPTEKHQAASAETKDHPTDVIPENLSQDDKFDFQQEIKDAYLDLMGEIDPDDFLCLDGVYSGGNEVVTDNPPYFGDNFLRDEELEEGEIPGY